CGGAAAGCACAGGCTGCCGGTCAGCAGCACCACCCACCCCGCCGATTCCACCGACAGCCCGGCCATGGCCGCCGCCGCCACCGCAAAGGCGGCGACACCCCACCCGGCGGCGAAGGCATGGAGGGAATCGCAGGGCAGCGACGGAACCCGCAGCAGCGCGAACACCATCCGCCCGATCCCGGTCAGAGCCACGGCCACCAGCAGGGCCGCGGCGCATTCCGCCAGAACGGGAAGGGCAAGGAAGGAGGGCAGGGTCGTCATGGAGGGGGCCAGACCGTGGTGAACCGGATGCTCCGGTGTACAGCCCCCGCGGCGGCGCGGCAACCGGCGCCGTCCGGCCCCGTCAGCGGGCGGGGGCGTACCGTTCCAGGTGGGCGGACAGGGCCGTGCGGGTTTGCGGGGCGGCGTCGAAGATCAGGTGCGCCTGCTCCCCGCAGCGGTCGAGCACCCGGAACTCCAGCCGCAGGTTCAGGGCATCGACGGTCAGCGTGCCCCGTCCGCCCGTGGCCATGGCCGGGCCGCCGCTGACCAGCGCGCCGCCTTCGGACAGGTTGACCAGCCGCCCGCCGCCGGCTCCGCCCGCGGTGTCGATGCGGCAGGGAAGATCCACCGCATAGCGGGGCTGGCGGCGCCGGTCCACGTCGGGCGTGGAGCCGCGGATGATCCGCACCAGATTCCCGCGCAGGGTCTGGGCGTCGGCGGCCAGCCCGGCGGCGGCGGTGCTGAGCGACTGCGCATCCGCGCTGCTGGTCACGGCTTCCTGCGACACCACGGCAATCAGGGACGCCACGTTCCGGGCGGCGCTGGCGGTTTCGGCCACGTTGCGGGTGATCTCGCCGGTGGCGGCACCCTGCTGTTCCACCGCCGCGGCGATGGCGCCGGCCACGTGGTCGATGCGGCGGATGCCGTCACCGACCCCGGTCATGGCGGTCACCACGCTGCCGCTGATGGATTGGATGTCGCCGATCAGGCGGGTGATCTCCTCGGTCGAGCGGGCGGTCTGGCTGGCCAGGCTTTTCACCTCGCCCGCCACCACGGCGAAGCCCTTGCCGGCCTCGCCCGCGCGGGCGGCCTCGATGGTGGCGTTGAGCGCCAGCAGATTGGTCTGGCTGGCGATGTCGCTGATGAGCTGGGTGACGCTGCCGATGCTCTCCACCGCTTGCGACAGGGTGACGACGATGGATTGCGCCGCGTCGCTCTGGGCCACCGCGTCGCGTGTCAGTTCGCCCGCGTGGGCCACGTTGCGGGCGATCTCGCCGATGGAGGCGGTGAGCTGTTCCGCCGCCGCCGCCACCGTGTTGGCGTTGGACAGGGATTGGGTGGCGGCGGCGGCCACGGTCTGGGCGTTGCGGCCCACCCGGTCGGACGATTCGGCCATGGCGGTCATCCCCGCACGCATCCCGTCCGCCCGTTCGGCGATGGAGGCGATGGCATGGCCCGCCTGTTCCTCCACCGTGTCGGCCATGGTGTTGAGCGCGTGGGCCTTGGCCGCCGCACCCGCGTCGAAATAGGCGGCCAGCGCCAGATCCATATCCAGCATGATGGCGCTGTTCACCGCCTTCAGCACCGCGGCCAGGGGGGCGCGCCGGGTGATCCCCGGCCAGCCGCGCGCCAGATGGCCGGAGATGGCGGCGATCAGGCGGTCGGTGACGAACGCGTATCCCGCGATGTACCACCGCGGCTCCAGCCCGATGCGGTGGTGGGCCATGCCCACTTGCCGGGCGGAGGCGAAATATTCCTCCCCCAGTGTGCCGGAGAACAGCCGCAGCCAATGGCGCATCTGCGCCGTCTTGGCCCGTGCCTCTGCCGTGGGAGACGAGAACAGATGCGCCAAATTCGGCCATTGCCGCAGATGAGCATAGAATTCGTCGAGGATCGCGGGGATGGCGGCTTCCAGAACAGGTCTGATTTCTGCCAGGGTTTTCAGGGTCTCAGGGGTTATACGGCAAAAACGCAGACGCTCTTCGTTGGGAAGGGAGGCGGTCATCATAATCTTGATCCGGGGCGTAGGAGATCCGTTGATGAGCGTCTTGTCATATGACAGTTGAGGGCACGCAAGGACGTTCTCTGCAAAGCGTAATTTTTC
This DNA window, taken from Azospirillum fermentarium, encodes the following:
- a CDS encoding protoglobin domain-containing protein produces the protein MMTASLPNEERLRFCRITPETLKTLAEIRPVLEAAIPAILDEFYAHLRQWPNLAHLFSSPTAEARAKTAQMRHWLRLFSGTLGEEYFASARQVGMAHHRIGLEPRWYIAGYAFVTDRLIAAISGHLARGWPGITRRAPLAAVLKAVNSAIMLDMDLALAAYFDAGAAAKAHALNTMADTVEEQAGHAIASIAERADGMRAGMTAMAESSDRVGRNAQTVAAAATQSLSNANTVAAAAEQLTASIGEIARNVAHAGELTRDAVAQSDAAQSIVVTLSQAVESIGSVTQLISDIASQTNLLALNATIEAARAGEAGKGFAVVAGEVKSLASQTARSTEEITRLIGDIQSISGSVVTAMTGVGDGIRRIDHVAGAIAAAVEQQGAATGEITRNVAETASAARNVASLIAVVSQEAVTSSADAQSLSTAAAGLAADAQTLRGNLVRIIRGSTPDVDRRRQPRYAVDLPCRIDTAGGAGGGRLVNLSEGGALVSGGPAMATGGRGTLTVDALNLRLEFRVLDRCGEQAHLIFDAAPQTRTALSAHLERYAPAR